GGCATCCGTCTAATGAATGAAGAATTATTTCCAAATCAGCTATTAAGTCGATTGGGTGGGCTATCAATTGCGACAAAGTCTGGTAGACTCGGCCATCATAAAGGAACACACCGATCTAGAAAGACGGGTTCTTCATTAGATTTTTCGGATTTCCGGGAATATCATATGGGCGATGATATTCGTCATATCGATTGGAATGTGTATGCGCGAACGGGTCAACCCTTTATAAAACAATATCTTGATGAACAAGAAATGCGCATTCATATCGTATTGGATTCAACGAAATCCATGCAGGTAGATGGAAAATGGGATTATGCTCGTAAAATTTGTGTCGGTCTAGGTCATATTGCGTTAAAAAGCGGCGATACAGTTTCAGTTTCGACACGGGTTCAAGGTCAAAGTCGCTTCATCCGAAAAAAAGGGGTTGCACAGCGGGCAGCAGTCACGAAATTTCTTTCGTCAATTGAAGAACCGAATTCAGAAAGTGGATTCACAGACAACCTATTGAGCTATATTCCAAAGGCATTAACAGTTTTATTTCTCGTTACGGATGGACTTGAAGAAACGGAAAACTGGGCGCATTTATTTAAAAGGTTACGAGGCATTTGTAATGATGTGCGTGTTATTCTTGTGCAGTCAGAATCAGAGGAATTGCCATCCTATGAAGGCGATGTTCGATTGGTTGATATCGAGAGTGACGACGGCGTTGAAGTGACAATGACAAACCGTTCAATTCGCCAATATATCGAGGCGAAAGAAATCCACGAAGGTAAATTATTCGCGCTTGCAAAAAAATATGGAATCCAAATTATTCACGGGAAAGTACATGCAGGCGTTATGACATTGATGACGAAAAGGATGCGCCAAGTTGGTTGGCTGGAATAGGAGGAAAGGTCATTGGGATTTGCTAATTTGCTTTACAGTTGGACAGTTCTTTTCCCGATAGCCGTCCTCCTTTATTATTTTTTTCGTAAGAAGTATGAAGTGAAAACAATATCATCTACAATGTTTTGGGAACAATCGATGCGCGAAACAAAGGTATCCCCGTATTTGAAAAACCTGCAAAAAAATGCATTATTTTATTTGCAAATGGCGGCATTATTACTATTGTTATTTATTTTATTGGCACCGTTTATTACAAAAGAAGAAGCGGTTAGTGGCCAAACGATTGTCGTCGTTGATACGTCAGCCAGTATGCTTGTGGAAAAAGACGGAACTTCGTTGTTTGATAAACATAAAGAAGCGATTAGAAAACTTGTCAACAAACGGTCAGGCCAATCGATTACGATTGTATCGACAGGAAAAGAACCGATGACAGTTATTCGAG
This genomic window from Sporosarcina sp. Marseille-Q4063 contains:
- a CDS encoding DUF58 domain-containing protein gives rise to the protein MNEELFPNQLLSRLGGLSIATKSGRLGHHKGTHRSRKTGSSLDFSDFREYHMGDDIRHIDWNVYARTGQPFIKQYLDEQEMRIHIVLDSTKSMQVDGKWDYARKICVGLGHIALKSGDTVSVSTRVQGQSRFIRKKGVAQRAAVTKFLSSIEEPNSESGFTDNLLSYIPKALTVLFLVTDGLEETENWAHLFKRLRGICNDVRVILVQSESEELPSYEGDVRLVDIESDDGVEVTMTNRSIRQYIEAKEIHEGKLFALAKKYGIQIIHGKVHAGVMTLMTKRMRQVGWLE